One part of the Arabidopsis thaliana chromosome 1 sequence genome encodes these proteins:
- a CDS encoding CAP-gly domain linker (unknown protein; BEST Arabidopsis thaliana protein match is: unknown protein (TAIR:AT1G61415.1); Has 30201 Blast hits to 17322 proteins in 780 species: Archae - 12; Bacteria - 1396; Metazoa - 17338; Fungi - 3422; Plants - 5037; Viruses - 0; Other Eukaryotes - 2996 (source: NCBI BLink).) produces the protein MEDSGAILCQISIFKDMLDQVNREIEANIQVTREIESQIGACSEIESSLSLKEPELTRSFLASQFEISGLISVTADSRNSLKLLEDEICCLRSEHSELITKTNREAGRVCEDVFWIPKRD, from the exons ATGGAGGATTCAGGAGCGATTCTATGTCAGATCTCCATTTTCAAGGACATGCTTGATCAG GTCAATCGGGAAATCGAAGCAAACATTCAGGTGACGCGAGAGATCGAATCACAGATCGGAGCGTGTTCTGAGATTGaatcttctctgtctctcaaGGAACCTGAGCTTACTAGATCGTTCCTTGCTTCTCAATTCGAGATCAGCGGTTTGATCTCCGTTACAG CTGATTCAAGAAACTCTCTGAAGCTATTGGAGGATGAGATTTGTTGCTTAAGAAGTGAGCACAGTGAGCTAATTACAAAGACTAACCGAGAAGCG GGAAGGGTTTGTGAAGATGTGTTTTGGATTccaaagagagattga